Part of the Ammospiza nelsoni isolate bAmmNel1 chromosome 25, bAmmNel1.pri, whole genome shotgun sequence genome, TCACAAGGATGGGAACAGGAGAAGGATGGTGGGGAGGAGCCCACAGTGGGGTcacagggctggagaggagctcaCAGTGgggtcacagggctgggaagagggaagggatggTGGGGAGGAGCCCACAGTGGGGGTcacagggatgggaacaggagAAGGATGGTGGGGAGGAACCTACAATGgggtcacagggctgggagaagggaagggatggTGGGGAGGAGCTCACAATGGGGTCACAAGGATGGGAACAGGAGAAGGAAGGTGGAGAGGAGCCCACAGTGGGGTCACAGGGATGGGAGGATAAGAAGGATGGTGAGGAGAAGCCCACAGTGGGGTCACACAGCtcagggctcctgctcctggtccccagcagcaattccagctcctttgcacagcagcacagagggattTGCTGGGAACTCCCACAGAGGAGTGGAGTGGCTTCCCAAGGAGCAGGTGTGGCAGTTTAAGTGGTGGTTTCCTCAGGAAGGTGTGGACAGGAGCTGAGGTTTGGCTTTgggaagctgggctggggatgctggagaTGTTCTGTCCTGGTTTCACTCAATGAGTGATGTGCAATGTGAATTTCTGAAGCTCCAGAAGATGTCCATGGGTTTGTGGATTGTTTTGCTCACCCAGTTTGGAGCTGCTGTGTTATTCCAGCCTCAGCTGGACACACTCTTAACCATTTTCTGCAGCCTCACTGCTCCTTCAGcattccttttccccttctccacCCAGGATATTCCCAAAAACCCCAagggttttttaggttttttatcCAAGCACAGGGATGAGCTCTCAGCCTGCAAACTCCGTTTAGGATTCAGCCCAGATCCCAACACCACCCTGTCCTTACAGCCTGGGTTTTCTAAATCACAGCCCAACATTTAATCCCAAATCTGTATTTGTGGAGTCTCTTAAACTCCTGGAATTTACAAATTGCCACCCCTGGAAGTGATGACACCTTTAAATGGGGTTTCAATTtgctctggggagctcagagttaagtgcagctctgagctgccttttCCATGAGCTCCCCCAAAAATGACATTTCCTTCTGTTAAATCCTGCTTGCCAAGGACACTCCAGACCATGGACTGAGCCCCTTGAAGTGTTTCccaattcctttttcttccatattatgaaaataacttttttcccccctcttgtTTCCAGCCAAAGCATTGATGTAAATATTCCACAGCCTGaatttcctttctcccctcaCAGGAGCTGCTTAGAAATCTACGGGCACCTCTGCAAATCGGaggaaaaagcagagcaggactcTTAGAACCACAGAATTTTCCTCTTTGTAGCAAAAACCAATGGACAGAGGATGCAAGGGATTCTCCTCGTGCTGCTTTACCCTGCCTgatgtgcagcagctgcctggagtTGGAATTCCAATCTTTGAATTTCCAATTTGAAGTTGAATTTCCAATCTTTTCCCTGGGTAtttccccaggtgctgctgctgctgctctttgcttttccccagaggagcagaacaaaaaaaatctttgtacTGAACAAAGGATATGGATGAGGAATAACTGATTgatgttttgctgtgtttgggaaAATGTTGTCTTGTTCAAGTTCTGGAAGCTGGTGTTAGGAGGGGTTTGACTTTTAAAGTTTACATGCAAGAGAAGCTTTCTCCTTTGAAGAggattttcttttgtatttcaagTTTCTGCTGTACTGGGACATGCTCCACAGAAATGAGGTGGTGGGGAAGAGGTTTCCACTTTATATCGAGTctcacactgaaaataaaaggtCAGAGTTTAAGGAGCCTTTTTGTGTCTCAAAAACCCAAATTTATCAAACTGAGGTGTTTGTGTtaaagctgtgctgcaggataACAAAAAACACTTTGTGGAAAGGGCTAAaggcagagaaagcagcagggCTTGAGGGGAAGAACAATTTGAGTGctcattaatttatttcacaaagcagcaaaaattagaggagaaaaatccaatttaatgtcttaaaaattaaaatatatccCTCCCATCACCCAACCTCATGGACACACATAGGCAGAGACCACCCTGAAAACACCCTCAGCAAAGCagtaaatgcagaaaaaaacacaaaactccTCCAACTCGGCAGCATTTATGTAGAAAAACTTTATTCCAACTGAAGAACACTCAATTAGTCACGAGGAGATGGAGAGAAcaggctgctggtggcactggacACCCGAGTGGAAGACGTGCAGGACCTTGTGGGCAAGGACTAAACTCCTAAAAAAAGCTGAGTTTCTCCACATTTCACTTGTTTTCCACCAGCTGCCAAGgctgctgagggcactggggtCACCCTTGGTACAGACAAACACCTTTTACGACTTGAGGGCTCCCCCAAGTTTCAGGAAACCATttcacagaaaggaaagaaacattATGTGAAAAACACAGCTCAAGAAACACACAACAGAGCAAAAAACATGGCAGGTgagagaggctctgcaggaatagctaaaaccaaattgctggcacccagcaggagggaggaaagggaaaaaggaaggaatgaaaaacCCAGAACTGCCaggagagacaaaaaaaaaaaaaaaagaaaaatttcagttCAAGTCAGAACTTGCAAGTCTTGTATctgcaaaggcagaaaaagccaCAAAGAACAGATAACTAAAGGAATTCCAAGGTTTCTGAGTTGTTCTGAGGAGGACAAGACCTTCCACACCATTTCTGAGCTGTCAGGGGATTAACACTTGAATCATCTCTGTTGGCTCAAGCCCACTCGGGCAGCTCTGCCAATTTAACTTTTGTTTAAATTAGGCAAaagcctgtggctgcagcaagcaaaagagaggaaaaaaaactaatCCCAAGCATGAAGGCAGCTAAAAAGGGACAGCCAGACCAATAAAGGAGGCAGCTGTAGGAATTTTGGAGCCACAGCAGTGACCTGCCTGAGGGGGctgagcatttttatttttctttttttgggtgGTGGGTTCTCAGTGTGTGGGTGGAAAAGGCTGTGAGGGGATCTACAGGAGCATGGCTGAACACAAAATCAACCTGTGTGTCTCAAAACCAGTGTTAAGTCAATCTGAGGGctgagagggaagagaaggagaaagactaAAACCAGGGGGAAGTTGCCATTTAGGATCCTTGACCTTCTGGATCCACGCTTCCTTCGGGATCTTCATCGTTGTAGATGTTCTctgcctgcaggacagggatggagaCACTCAGGGAGCAATTCCCAACCCTCTGCACAGGATTCCACCCCCAAAAAGTtctggttattttttaaatttgcaggTATGGATCACTCATCCCTGATTTACATTAAAACAGCAACACAAAGAACTTTATCCATAAATCCAGGAGTGAAAAAAATATCCTGTAAAAAGGGATCTGCTAAAGGAGAGTCCATGCAAAACTCACAAATGAGTTTCAATTTACAGGTATGGATCACTCATCCCTGATTTACAAACAACCTTATCTATAAATCTAGGAGTGAAAAAATATCCTGTAAAAAGGGATCTGCTAAAGGAGAGTCCATGCAAGAATCACAACTGAGTTTCCATTTGCAGATATGGATCATCCATCCCTGATTTACAAACAACCTTATCTATAAATCTGGGAGTGAAAAAATATCCTGTAAAAAGGGATCTGCTAAAGGAGAGTCCATGCAAAACTCACAAATGAGTTTCAATTTGTAGATATGGATCACTCATCCCTGATTTACATTAAAACAGCAACACAAACAACTTCATCCATAAATCCAGGTGTGAAAAAATGCCCTGTAAAAAGGGATCTGCTAAAGGAGAGTCCATGCAAAACTCACAAAAGAGTTTCAAGTATTTGTTTTACTCAGCAGCACTTTCTAGAAGAATTACACAGAAAGTTGCCAAGAATAAAATTTAgagataaacaaaaaaaaaataggaaaatggtCTTGTCAAAGGTCAAGATTGTTTTCCAAAACCTTCAACAGGCCAGCAAACTGTTCCTGTTCACCAGCACCCTTTTCATCTTTGGAGAATGAAATCTCAAATATTCCTTAAGACAGTAATACAGAAACCTCAATTTCATCCTTGGTTCTcacacagagaagggaaaaatttCCTTCTGCACCAGCACTTCCTTATTTTTAACACAAAACATCTCCTGAGTATTTGGAAACCATTTCTCTGACCAAATCTAAAGGGGATTCCACTGCTACAAACTGGGGAATTCTGAGGTCtgtaaagaaaagcaggaatgcTGAAATCCAGGAATTTCAACCCACCCAAAGAACTCACCATTTGCCAGACTTGCATGATATTATCTTCTGATACAGAACAAATGACCCAGGGCTCATTGGGATTCCAGGAGAAATCTGAGATCTTTGCAGTGTGACCACCATGGATAAACTGGGATTGGGGAAACGAAAAGGGGAATGGTTTGAAATTTGCACTGCAGGGTGAGTAATAAGTGAAATTAATTAATGAGAGTGAAAAGGCTCACCAAGAGCTCTGGGGGAccatcctcagcatcctcagggGATTGCTCCTCTCCAATtttactgcaaaaaaaaaaaagagaggaaacaaaggaaaaggtgagggttgggggtttttacatttgttttttgAGGTGTGATGGAATTAATCAGTAATATTttgaggaatttgggatttaCCTCAAATCCCAAACATTTAGCCTGCGGTCTGTGCCACTGGAGGCCAGGATGGTTTCATTATGGGGAGACCACTGAACCTGCAGACAGGGataaatttaagttttttaatttattacatttaataatatatttattaaatttaaaagtaagTTTTATAAAGCTGTAACATAACACTTCATTTTGTGCCCTGAAAGCTTTACAGGAACTCAATTTGATAGCAACACAAATAGTGTAAATAACATTCATCACAGGAAGAATTGGGAAtattcacacacaaaaaaagccatttcaCCACAAAGTGCCACCTGGAACTTGTCCTCCACCAAAACCCACGTGGTTCCCAGTGCAAACAGCTCCCAAGGGTATTGGCTGCTCCTTATCTCAATCAGGATTGCACAAATAGAAGCCACAgactcctccagcagcaggcacagctctcaCATGAAAAGAAATCACTGTAATTAAGCTTAAGTGCCCAAAAGCTCCCATTTACTGCTTCTGCTGGAGATAAAGCTCTCCAGAACACACCACTCCTAATAGGATCACAGGATTAGGCAGGAACACAGAATTCTGCCCACTAATGTGGCATttcaggattctgtgattttatttagACATAACACAGTCTGAACTGATAATCcctccagcaaaaaaaaaaaaaaaaaaaaaaaaaccttttacaTATTTTTCCTGTGATTAAGGCACGAGTTGGAGATGGAAATATTGAATCTGCTAAGCAGGTGCTGCCCATGGAGTGAACATTCTCTATTTCCAGCAGCAATTCTCTTTTGTCAGAGGGTGTTAGAGCTTCCTGCAGGTCCAGGCTGAGGAGATGCAAACACTGCAGCCATTTCCCTGGGCCTCCTGCTTCAACCTGCTGCCATGAATTATTGAATGGACTCTGCACTGCTCCCATTTCATCCTCCTGCTGTGGTGAAAGCTCCACAGCATTTCCCTGATCCCTTTCTGGactctgggagctctgcaggtcCACAATAacaacacccagaaaaaaataaaatattagtttttaaatgtaaaaatattgtGGAAGAACTActttccttttccaggctgctgagTAGAACTGGGTCTGTGaggataaaaaataaatgctttttttatacctgaaatatttcatctttATGTGATTCAAAGGAGTGCAGCTTCAGTTTTAGGTTCCTCAAGTCCCATAGAGCAACAgtctaaggaaaaaaacataaaaatattttgttgaagTCACCAACGTGGATTTCCAGCCCAGAAAGTGAGCAAGGATGCTGCAAGATGCAGAAATACCTTATCAGCTGATCCTGTGGCCAGGATAAACTCACTGTAGGGGTTGAAGGAGAGGCAGTTCACCTCAGCTGTGTGAGCATCCACAGAGTGGCTGGGCTTGGAGGTGTTGTttgacctggtgtcccagctgGGAGGGCAAAACATGGAATTAACAAAGGTTTGTGCCTCATTTCACTGATTATGGAATCGTCTGTACCTCATTTCATTGCTTATGGGGGCACTGGGGTCACCCTTGGTACAAACAAACACTTTTTGTGACTTGAGGGCTCCCCCAGGTTTCAAAAAATttcacagaaaggaaagaaacgTGATGTGAAAACACAGCTCAAGAAACACACAACAGAGCAAAAAACAGAGGTGAGGGGCAGAAAGAACTTGTGAAGGGCTTCCCCCACTTACATCATGAGCTTCTGGTCATCAGCAACAGATCCAAAGAGGGATTCATGGAGCAGGTGCCAGGACACATCTTCCACCACCGCTGTGTGTCCCGTGAAGATGGTCTTGGCATCCACCACTTTGCCTTCTTTGGGAACAGCACTGATATCCCACAAGCAAATGGtctttaaaacaacaaaaacgtaaaaatttacaattttagactctctttccttcctcctcctcaaacCCAGGATGCATCCCACAAACAAATggtctttaaaacaaaaaaaatgtaaaaatttacAATTTTAGACTCTCTTCTACCTCAAACCCAGGGAGCATCCCACAAGCAAATGGtctttaaaacaacaacaatgtAAAAAATTTACATCTTCAGAttctctttccctcctgcccttcAAACCCAGGATGCATCCCACAAACAAATGGTCTTTAAAACAACACAAGTGTAAAAATTTACAATTTTAGACTCTCTTCCCCCTCAAACCCAGGATGTATCCCACAAACAAATGGTctttaaaaccacaaaaatgtgaaaatttacATCTTTAGActctctttccttcctcctcctcaaacCCAGGATGTATCTcacaagaaaatgaacaaaaatattaagaatTACATCTTTGGACCCTCTTCCCCTCAAACCCAGGATGTATcccacatgaaaaaaatattaaaaattacatcTTTAGACCCTCTTCCCCTCAAACCCAGGGTGTTTTTGCCcttcccagggcacagctctgccctggcactcACGTGGTCATCAGAGGCACTGAGCAGGTGCCCGCTGAGGTTGGGGTTCCAGGACAGCCCGTACCCCTCCTTCTGGTGCCCACGCAGCCGCAGGTCGGGGTTGCACTCCCCAGAAGGatctggaaaacaaagcagggCCTGGAATCATCCTGGAATACCTGGCATAAAGTTTGTTAAATTTACTTTAAGCCAGCAGCCACCTCCAGGCTTTGGTCTGAgttgcagctgcagctcagctgttaCTGCTCAAAAAACTCAGAAATACAAGGTGaggtatttttcttcctcccttcaTCTCCAGAGGTGACAAAA contains:
- the RBBP4 gene encoding histone-binding protein RBBP4 isoform X2: MADKEAFDDAVEERVINEEYKIWKKNTPFLYDLVMTHALEWPSLTAQWLPDVTRPEGKDFSIHRLVLGTHTSDEQNHLVIASVQLPNDDAQFDASHYDSEKGEFGGFGSVSGKIEIEIKINHEGEVNRARYMPQNPCIIATKTPSSDVLVFDYTKHPSKPDPSGECNPDLRLRGHQKEGYGLSWNPNLSGHLLSASDDHTICLWDISAVPKEGKVVDAKTIFTGHTAVVEDVSWHLLHESLFGSVADDQKLMIWDTRSNNTSKPSHSVDAHTAEVNCLSFNPYSEFILATGSADKTVALWDLRNLKLKLHSFESHKDEIFQVQWSPHNETILASSGTDRRLNVWDLSKIGEEQSPEDAEDGPPELLFIHGGHTAKISDFSWNPNEPWVICSVSEDNIMQVWQMAENIYNDEDPEGSVDPEGQGS
- the RBBP4 gene encoding histone-binding protein RBBP4 isoform X1; translated protein: MADKEAAFDDAVEERVINEEYKIWKKNTPFLYDLVMTHALEWPSLTAQWLPDVTRPEGKDFSIHRLVLGTHTSDEQNHLVIASVQLPNDDAQFDASHYDSEKGEFGGFGSVSGKIEIEIKINHEGEVNRARYMPQNPCIIATKTPSSDVLVFDYTKHPSKPDPSGECNPDLRLRGHQKEGYGLSWNPNLSGHLLSASDDHTICLWDISAVPKEGKVVDAKTIFTGHTAVVEDVSWHLLHESLFGSVADDQKLMIWDTRSNNTSKPSHSVDAHTAEVNCLSFNPYSEFILATGSADKTVALWDLRNLKLKLHSFESHKDEIFQVQWSPHNETILASSGTDRRLNVWDLSKIGEEQSPEDAEDGPPELLFIHGGHTAKISDFSWNPNEPWVICSVSEDNIMQVWQMAENIYNDEDPEGSVDPEGQGS